The following are from one region of the Leptospira terpstrae serovar Hualin str. LT 11-33 = ATCC 700639 genome:
- a CDS encoding DUF1697 domain-containing protein, translating to MKYIALFRGINVGGNRKVEMKKLKGLFESLGYTEVSTYINSGNILFESDLDTKSVLTKITKTFEKTFDFEIPTLVKTEKEMKKIADAIPKDWQNDPTQRTDIAYLFPEIDSKKIIEELPFKKEFVDVRYTKGAIIWNIKKVNVNKSNLAKLISHKLYKSMTIRNVNTARFLAG from the coding sequence ATGAAATACATCGCATTGTTTAGAGGAATCAATGTCGGCGGAAACCGAAAAGTGGAAATGAAAAAACTAAAGGGGCTGTTTGAATCCTTAGGTTATACTGAAGTTTCCACTTATATCAATTCTGGTAATATTCTTTTTGAATCAGATCTTGATACAAAGTCCGTTCTCACAAAAATCACAAAGACCTTTGAAAAAACTTTTGATTTTGAAATCCCTACTCTTGTGAAGACAGAAAAGGAAATGAAAAAAATTGCAGATGCCATCCCAAAGGATTGGCAAAATGATCCTACGCAACGAACGGACATTGCCTATTTGTTTCCCGAAATAGATTCAAAAAAAATCATCGAAGAACTACCATTCAAAAAAGAATTTGTGGATGTTCGCTATACCAAAGGTGCTATCATCTGGAATATTAAAAAAGTAAATGTGAACAAAAGCAATTTAGCAAAATTAATTAGTCATAAATTATATAAGTCTATGACGATCCGCAATGTGAACACCGCGAGATTTTTAGCAGGATAG
- a CDS encoding TetR/AcrR family transcriptional regulator translates to MPRTGLSPSEIQDKAVEIAIDQMRAKGFEKVRLVDVAKEMGISHAALYSHFQDKTALLDAVSERWLVNLDQKQDLLVLEKRDPLQKVLTWFQNLHRMKLEKVKLDPELYKAFDMAAEQSKPFIQTHLSNMRNQMSKLVTEAMEQKKLKKKDVKMVTEILISAGTAFTHPKLVAQHSEENREPLLLQTIEAVLKGLV, encoded by the coding sequence ATGCCTCGGACTGGTCTCTCACCTTCGGAAATACAGGATAAAGCAGTGGAAATCGCCATCGACCAAATGCGTGCCAAAGGCTTTGAAAAGGTTCGTTTAGTGGATGTGGCCAAAGAAATGGGGATTAGCCACGCAGCCCTCTACTCTCATTTCCAAGACAAAACAGCACTTTTGGATGCCGTATCCGAACGTTGGCTTGTGAACCTGGACCAAAAACAGGATTTGTTAGTTTTAGAAAAACGAGATCCATTACAGAAGGTTCTCACATGGTTTCAAAATTTGCACCGGATGAAATTGGAAAAAGTAAAACTAGATCCCGAATTGTATAAGGCATTTGATATGGCGGCCGAACAATCCAAACCATTCATCCAAACTCATTTATCCAATATGCGAAATCAAATGTCGAAGTTAGTTACAGAAGCCATGGAGCAAAAAAAGTTAAAAAAGAAAGATGTAAAAATGGTCACAGAAATTCTTATTTCTGCAGGAACAGCTTTTACTCACCCAAAACTTGTGGCACAACATAGCGAAGAAAATCGCGAACCATTGTTACTACAAACGATAGAAGCAGTATTAAAAGGATTGGTTTGA
- a CDS encoding LIMLP_16025 family protein — translation MSNVENKLQDIVNAGIGAVKTSKEVWEKLVVDLNEKKSKFETNFQKLKEQGESDTSDNALKVKMGIAWGIVRFDELKDNVVKYLDKVKEGNETKPS, via the coding sequence ATGAGCAATGTGGAAAACAAGCTTCAAGATATCGTAAATGCTGGGATTGGCGCCGTAAAGACTTCCAAAGAAGTTTGGGAGAAACTCGTCGTAGACCTGAACGAGAAAAAAAGCAAATTCGAAACAAACTTTCAAAAGTTAAAAGAACAAGGCGAAAGCGACACCAGTGACAATGCTTTAAAAGTAAAAATGGGTATTGCTTGGGGAATCGTTCGTTTTGACGAACTCAAAGACAACGTCGTTAAGTATTTGGACAAAGTCAAAGAAGGAAACGAAACAAAACCTTCTTAA
- a CDS encoding SDR family oxidoreductase — translation MHLNGNTILITGGTSGIGLALAKRLSNLGNRILVCGTNAKKMEELKKSHPDWGTYLCDVSRPEERLRLFLETTKDYPELNVLFNNAGIQRYPKLNEVEPWSDLGKEIDINLGAPIHLSTLFAKHLFARKNAAILNTTSGLSHIPLAYAPVYSATKAALHSFTLTMRFQFRNEPIKIIEVSPPMVDTDLGIPNTHTAGLNLDEYADSVISGLQNGDLEITTGFSTVSANASREKKDEIFLSMNQARSGSN, via the coding sequence ATGCACCTGAATGGAAATACAATATTGATTACCGGCGGAACGAGTGGGATTGGACTGGCTTTGGCCAAGCGACTCTCTAACCTCGGAAACCGCATCCTAGTTTGCGGAACGAACGCAAAGAAAATGGAAGAGTTAAAAAAATCCCATCCTGATTGGGGGACTTACCTCTGTGATGTTTCACGCCCTGAGGAAAGGTTACGTTTGTTTCTAGAAACTACCAAAGACTATCCAGAGCTGAATGTGTTATTCAATAATGCAGGCATCCAACGTTACCCTAAATTAAATGAGGTGGAACCTTGGTCAGACTTAGGTAAAGAGATTGATATCAATTTGGGAGCTCCCATCCATCTCTCTACGTTATTCGCCAAACATCTGTTCGCAAGAAAAAATGCAGCGATTTTAAATACCACTTCCGGATTGTCTCATATTCCTTTGGCCTATGCTCCGGTTTATAGTGCTACCAAGGCAGCATTACACTCCTTCACATTGACAATGCGATTTCAATTTCGCAATGAGCCAATCAAAATCATAGAAGTTTCCCCTCCTATGGTGGATACGGATTTAGGAATCCCTAACACGCATACTGCGGGACTGAATTTGGATGAATATGCTGATTCTGTAATCAGTGGATTACAGAATGGAGATCTGGAAATCACCACAGGATTTTCTACGGTCTCAGCGAATGCAAGTCGAGAGAAAAAGGATGAAATCTTTTTGTCTATGAACCAAGCTCGGAGTGGATCAAACTAA